One stretch of Gemmatimonadaceae bacterium DNA includes these proteins:
- a CDS encoding VOC family protein, protein MTIQVQGVHHTTIVGSNRQSAIDFWQGVLGMPFILEQPNLGKPDENHLYFDPGDGRLLTVFTNESHANAGRHAPREVGCVEHLAFNVSRATFAMAPARLEALGIEFIQRDRGFMDSIYLRDPNGLKVELACYKFEVPEGFRAADVLMRAQLLRVERGDHHIAEEHLADAIALLLGTRQRLST, encoded by the coding sequence ATGACCATTCAGGTCCAAGGCGTCCACCACACCACCATTGTCGGGTCGAACAGGCAGAGTGCCATCGACTTCTGGCAGGGTGTGCTGGGGATGCCATTCATCCTTGAGCAGCCCAACCTCGGCAAGCCCGACGAGAATCACCTGTATTTCGACCCGGGTGATGGCCGACTGCTTACGGTGTTCACCAACGAATCGCATGCCAATGCCGGCCGCCATGCGCCGCGCGAGGTGGGGTGCGTCGAACATCTCGCGTTCAATGTCTCGCGCGCCACGTTCGCCATGGCCCCGGCCCGCCTCGAGGCACTGGGAATCGAGTTCATCCAGCGCGATCGCGGATTCATGGACTCGATCTATCTGCGCGACCCCAACGGGCTCAAGGTCGAACTGGCCTGCTACAAGTTTGAGGTGCCCGAGGGATTCCGAGCCGCGGATGTCCTCATGAGGGCGCAGCTCCTGCGCGTGGAACGCGGCGATCATCACATCGCCGAGGAACATCTGGCCGATGCGATCGCGTTGTTGCTGGGAACGCGCCAGCGGTTGTCAACCTAG
- a CDS encoding beta-lactamase family protein — MRRHVFVLACIALLPQMLAAQAERSSPATSGGSTLGATAPSFIPARVERIDQWVESLIAAKRIPGAVVMLVRDGRVEYHKAYGVRDLGTKTPMRTDDIFRIASQTKAITSLAIMMLWEEGRLQLDDPVEKYIPAFAKQTVLTKFNAADSSYEARPARRKTTIRQLLTHTSGLDYADIGSDEFKAIYAKAGVTAMGRESDVLEDRINVLAKLPLKQDPAERFTYSLSVDVLGRVVEVLSGMPLDRFFRTRILDPLRMHDTWFELPADKRSRLVALHQPNKDGVLEAAHQKQSGMDPDFPMRRVTYFSGGSGLSSTTADYARFLQLFLNGGELDGVRLLSRKTVELMLTNQVGALQPAFGLGFALETPEIDFRSPVSVGTFSWGGAFKTTYWADPKERLIGLIFTNMYGTDVDVGEPFKVLVYGAMR, encoded by the coding sequence ATGCGCCGTCACGTCTTCGTACTCGCCTGCATAGCCCTGCTGCCTCAGATGTTGGCCGCTCAGGCAGAGCGGTCGTCGCCCGCCACGTCCGGCGGCAGCACGCTTGGCGCCACCGCCCCATCGTTCATTCCAGCCCGTGTCGAACGCATCGACCAATGGGTGGAGAGTTTGATTGCGGCAAAGAGAATTCCGGGCGCCGTGGTCATGCTGGTGCGCGACGGGCGTGTGGAATACCACAAGGCGTACGGCGTGCGTGACCTGGGCACCAAGACGCCCATGCGTACCGACGACATCTTTCGCATCGCCTCGCAAACGAAGGCCATCACGTCGCTGGCCATCATGATGCTGTGGGAAGAGGGCCGGCTGCAATTGGATGACCCCGTGGAGAAGTACATTCCGGCGTTTGCGAAACAGACGGTGCTCACCAAGTTCAACGCGGCCGATTCCAGCTATGAAGCGCGGCCCGCGCGTCGCAAGACCACCATTCGGCAACTGCTCACGCACACGTCGGGATTGGACTATGCCGACATTGGGAGCGACGAGTTCAAGGCCATCTACGCCAAGGCTGGCGTGACGGCCATGGGTCGCGAGTCCGATGTGCTTGAGGATCGCATCAACGTACTGGCCAAGTTGCCACTCAAGCAGGACCCGGCGGAACGCTTCACGTACAGCCTGTCGGTCGACGTGCTGGGCCGGGTGGTGGAAGTGTTGTCAGGCATGCCGTTGGATCGGTTCTTCCGCACACGGATACTTGATCCGTTGCGCATGCACGACACGTGGTTCGAGCTGCCGGCCGACAAGCGCAGTCGACTGGTGGCGCTGCACCAGCCAAACAAGGACGGCGTGCTGGAGGCGGCCCACCAGAAGCAGAGCGGTATGGATCCCGATTTTCCCATGCGGCGGGTGACCTACTTTTCCGGTGGCAGCGGCTTGTCGTCCACGACGGCCGACTACGCGCGCTTTCTGCAGCTGTTTCTGAACGGCGGCGAACTCGATGGCGTCCGTTTGCTCAGTCGCAAAACCGTGGAACTGATGCTCACCAACCAGGTTGGCGCGCTGCAGCCGGCCTTTGGTCTCGGATTCGCCCTGGAAACACCAGAGATCGACTTCCGTTCGCCGGTGAGCGTGGGGACGTTCTCCTGGGGGGGCGCGTTCAAGACCACCTACTGGGCCGACCCGAAGGAGCGATTGATCGGTTTGATCTTCACGAACATGTATGGCACCGATGTGGATGTGGGCGAGCCGTTCAAAGTACTGGTGTACGGCGCCATGCGATGA
- a CDS encoding penicillin acylase family protein — protein sequence MAVSDAKTNCGTRRSALLVAALCAVASSSAGAQKTPRYQADIRWTSYGIPHVKANDWGSLGYGFAYATATDAVCTIARDVVMVNGELSRHFGAAEGNRESDVFHRAVLDAATVKSYGTRQTVNSNRFDAGYVAGYNRFLRDHRGDLPKECANSAWVRPLTSADLTRLIIGVGIRYGLGRYQKEMANAAPPGQKVGDLSTDFDMPDGIGSNAVAMGKAVTASGRGLLLGNPHYPWQGSSRFHMIHTTIPGELDVMGVSLYTTSRVAIGFNKDVAWSHTVSTGMRSTLYALDLNPADATQYKFGDTWRSMTPVTVQVPVKEDGGAVSAEAKTVYLTHYGPVVVSDQLPWTAARAYAIRDVNLTNDRNAITYDALNKARSIDDVEAAISLQGVSWTNTIAADRNGTAFYADLSVVPNVDAALIDRCRVKPAGVPAQVIVLNGTDPTCEWKTDARASVVGAMPAQSMPRLRRDDVVSNANDSYWLSNPLLPLEGFSPIIGAERTARSLRTRAGISFIEEALKSGAKATPETLEKMLFSHRNYGAELLLDDLLTLCSASVEPVVLSTGAVDITPSCRALSQWNRKETVDSRGGHVWREFWRLAARIPGLYRVPFNAADAANTPRGLAVEQPGVREGLRRALAQTQQRLAQFGIPLDATLGSIQYEMRNGERIPIPGGDGATGMWSVITTELKKDGYTPIVHGNSYIQVVGWNADGTVDPHGILTYSQSDNPASPYYADQTRLYSQGQWLHLPFYEKDILADKNLRTLRLRQ from the coding sequence ATGGCCGTATCCGACGCGAAGACTAACTGCGGTACTCGCCGTTCGGCGCTGCTCGTCGCAGCGCTGTGCGCGGTCGCCTCCAGCAGTGCCGGGGCGCAAAAGACTCCGCGCTACCAGGCCGATATCCGCTGGACCAGCTACGGCATCCCGCACGTCAAGGCCAACGACTGGGGCAGCCTCGGCTACGGGTTCGCCTACGCCACCGCCACCGACGCGGTCTGCACCATCGCCCGCGATGTGGTCATGGTGAATGGCGAACTGTCGCGTCACTTCGGCGCCGCCGAGGGCAATCGCGAGAGTGATGTATTCCATCGCGCCGTGCTTGATGCCGCCACCGTGAAGTCATACGGCACACGCCAGACCGTCAACAGCAACCGTTTCGACGCCGGCTATGTGGCGGGTTACAACCGGTTCTTGCGCGATCATCGGGGCGACCTGCCCAAGGAATGCGCGAACAGCGCGTGGGTGCGGCCACTCACCAGCGCCGACCTGACTCGCCTCATCATCGGCGTCGGGATTCGCTACGGGCTGGGTCGCTACCAGAAGGAAATGGCGAACGCGGCGCCTCCCGGGCAAAAGGTGGGAGATCTCTCCACCGACTTCGACATGCCGGACGGCATTGGCAGTAACGCGGTGGCGATGGGCAAGGCCGTCACGGCGTCGGGCCGAGGACTGCTGCTGGGCAATCCGCACTATCCGTGGCAGGGCTCCTCGCGCTTTCACATGATCCACACCACGATCCCGGGTGAGCTCGACGTGATGGGCGTGAGTTTGTATACCACCAGTCGCGTCGCCATCGGGTTCAACAAGGACGTGGCGTGGAGTCACACCGTGTCCACCGGCATGCGCTCGACGCTGTACGCACTCGACCTCAATCCGGCCGACGCCACACAGTACAAGTTCGGCGACACCTGGCGCAGCATGACGCCGGTCACCGTGCAGGTGCCCGTCAAGGAAGACGGTGGGGCAGTCAGCGCCGAGGCGAAGACGGTCTACCTCACGCACTACGGACCGGTGGTGGTATCCGATCAATTGCCGTGGACGGCCGCCAGAGCCTACGCCATTCGCGACGTGAATCTGACGAACGACCGCAATGCCATCACGTACGATGCGCTCAACAAGGCGCGCTCTATCGATGACGTGGAGGCGGCGATCAGCCTGCAGGGCGTGTCGTGGACCAATACCATTGCGGCCGACCGGAACGGCACGGCGTTCTATGCCGACCTGAGTGTGGTGCCCAATGTCGACGCCGCGCTGATTGACCGCTGCCGCGTGAAGCCTGCGGGCGTGCCGGCACAGGTGATTGTGCTCAACGGCACCGACCCCACGTGCGAATGGAAGACCGACGCGCGCGCGTCTGTTGTCGGGGCGATGCCCGCGCAGTCCATGCCTCGCTTGCGACGTGACGATGTGGTGTCCAACGCCAATGACAGCTACTGGCTGTCGAATCCGCTGTTGCCGCTGGAAGGGTTCTCACCCATCATCGGCGCCGAGCGCACGGCGCGCAGCCTGCGCACACGGGCCGGCATCTCGTTTATCGAGGAGGCCCTGAAGAGCGGTGCCAAGGCCACGCCCGAAACGCTGGAGAAGATGCTGTTCAGTCACCGCAACTACGGCGCCGAGTTGCTGCTGGATGACCTGCTTACGCTGTGTTCGGCGTCCGTTGAACCGGTGGTGCTCTCCACGGGCGCCGTCGACATCACGCCGTCGTGTCGCGCGCTGTCGCAGTGGAACCGCAAGGAAACGGTGGACAGTCGCGGCGGCCACGTATGGCGAGAGTTCTGGCGGCTCGCGGCGCGCATTCCGGGGCTGTACCGCGTGCCATTCAATGCCGCCGATGCGGCCAACACGCCGCGAGGTCTGGCGGTCGAACAGCCAGGCGTGCGTGAAGGGTTGCGTCGGGCATTGGCGCAGACACAACAGCGACTGGCGCAATTCGGCATTCCGCTCGACGCGACATTGGGCAGCATTCAGTATGAGATGCGCAACGGCGAGCGCATTCCCATTCCCGGTGGGGATGGCGCGACGGGCATGTGGAGCGTGATCACCACGGAGCTCAAGAAGGACGGCTACACGCCCATTGTGCACGGCAACAGCTACATCCAGGTCGTGGGATGGAATGCCGATGGCACGGTCGACCCACACGGCATCCTTACGTATTCGCAGTCGGACAACCCGGCTTCGCCGTATTACGCCGATCAGACACGACTGTACTCGCAGGGCCAGTGGTTGCACCTGCCGTTCTACGAGAAGGATATTCTGGCCGACAAAAACCTGAGGACGCTGCGGCTCAGGCAGTAG
- a CDS encoding DEAD/DEAH box helicase produces the protein MSRSQSVVRDHHTAVWPADHRLVYVVDIDATPQAAGLVLELGTEECDSDGNWGPTAPFTFAASVWLAAPDPIDRQISEMLLGSARSSVYGQAPGSGFVIGARALSTTLRKICDTGRLRTRSQNPDLDGRTLEMDSGAPWRLALRMSHADNGEYMLDGHFVRPQATLPLSEPWLVHSAGFLIAGNTVAVLDHGGTFPIIADLRSTPSLSLGNDPTELLDRLYALPRLPELQLPSDVAVEESHVDPTPVVSIGGEDVVLQPNLMAPLTLEFLYGAVRVNAVSTSTMLYDRSLGVVHHRRWDAEHAALSRLRVLGSSEERNHLTRARQLTVPRTKMSQMAFELAREGWQVHAFGLTYRAPSKVLAMVRSGIDWFDVSGLVSYGDLEVPVSELLAARRRGEDLYEFEDGTLGLMPNDWLDQFEPLLQYGEPFEGRTRFKKSQLALLDALLATLPDIDVDQTFAQARAELAGFNRITPVDPPPSFRGALREYQREGLGWLHFLRRFELGGCLADDMGLGKTIQVLALLEARRIEGVGPSIIVVPRSLVFNWLREAERFAPALRMLDHSGMSRRIGAIDPASVDVVITTYGTLRSDAGELTEITFDYAILDEAQAIKNAGTATAKACRLLRANHRLALSGTPIENRIEELWSLLEFLNPGMMSASTRFASLGRFASSTAAIDAQSADRSLLARALRPIILRRKKEDVAKELPARVEQTLEVEMEPEQRRVYEDIRVHFQRSVLERVERDGMQKSRMHILEALLRLRQAACHTALVDARHAAVPCAKLDALIPSLKEIAAEGHKSLVFSQFTSFLSLVRQRLDAEGIVYEYLDGRTRDREARVNRFQTDADCPVFLISLKAGGHGLNLTAADYVYLLDPWWNPAVEAQAIDRAHRIGQSRHVIATRLIARDTIEAKILQLQESKRALADAILTADKGVLASIGREELELLLA, from the coding sequence ATGTCGCGCTCTCAATCCGTGGTGCGTGATCACCACACGGCCGTCTGGCCCGCCGATCATCGGCTGGTGTACGTCGTCGATATCGATGCGACCCCGCAGGCGGCCGGTCTCGTGTTGGAATTGGGCACGGAAGAATGCGATAGCGATGGGAACTGGGGTCCTACGGCGCCGTTTACGTTTGCCGCGTCAGTCTGGCTGGCCGCCCCCGACCCCATCGACCGACAAATCTCCGAGATGCTGCTTGGCTCCGCCCGGTCCAGCGTCTACGGCCAGGCGCCGGGCTCCGGATTCGTCATCGGGGCGCGCGCACTTTCCACCACGCTCCGCAAGATTTGCGATACCGGTCGGCTGCGCACGCGCAGTCAGAATCCTGACCTGGATGGCCGCACGCTGGAGATGGACAGCGGTGCCCCATGGCGCCTGGCACTGCGCATGTCTCACGCCGACAACGGCGAATACATGCTGGACGGTCATTTCGTGCGCCCGCAAGCGACACTGCCCCTGTCAGAGCCATGGTTGGTGCATTCGGCGGGTTTTCTGATAGCCGGGAATACCGTGGCGGTGCTCGATCACGGCGGCACGTTCCCCATCATCGCCGACTTGCGCAGCACGCCGTCGCTGTCACTGGGGAACGATCCCACGGAGTTACTCGATCGATTGTATGCGCTGCCGCGGCTGCCGGAGTTGCAGCTGCCCAGCGACGTCGCGGTTGAGGAGTCGCATGTGGACCCCACGCCCGTCGTTTCCATTGGCGGCGAGGACGTGGTGTTGCAGCCCAACCTGATGGCGCCGCTGACACTCGAGTTTCTGTATGGCGCGGTGCGGGTGAACGCCGTCTCCACCAGCACCATGCTGTATGATCGGTCGCTGGGTGTGGTGCATCATCGGCGATGGGACGCCGAACACGCGGCCTTGTCGCGACTTCGGGTGCTGGGCTCCAGTGAGGAACGGAATCACCTCACGCGGGCACGCCAACTCACCGTGCCGCGCACCAAGATGTCGCAGATGGCCTTTGAACTGGCGCGAGAAGGCTGGCAAGTGCATGCGTTCGGACTCACGTATCGCGCGCCCAGCAAAGTGCTGGCCATGGTACGGTCCGGCATCGACTGGTTCGATGTGTCGGGGCTGGTGAGTTATGGCGACCTCGAAGTGCCCGTCTCGGAACTGCTGGCCGCTCGGCGACGTGGCGAGGACCTGTACGAGTTCGAAGACGGCACGCTGGGGTTGATGCCCAACGACTGGCTCGATCAGTTTGAACCATTGCTGCAGTATGGCGAGCCATTTGAAGGACGCACGCGCTTCAAGAAGTCGCAGTTGGCACTGCTGGACGCACTGCTGGCCACACTTCCTGACATCGATGTCGATCAGACATTCGCCCAGGCGCGCGCGGAATTGGCCGGCTTCAATCGCATCACGCCGGTTGATCCGCCGCCGTCGTTTCGTGGGGCGTTACGCGAATACCAGCGCGAAGGACTGGGGTGGCTGCACTTCCTGCGCCGTTTTGAACTGGGCGGATGCCTGGCCGACGACATGGGCTTGGGCAAGACCATCCAGGTGCTGGCGTTGCTGGAAGCGCGCCGTATCGAGGGGGTGGGGCCGTCCATCATTGTCGTGCCGCGCTCGTTGGTGTTCAACTGGTTGCGCGAGGCCGAACGGTTTGCGCCGGCGCTGCGCATGCTTGATCACAGCGGCATGTCGCGTCGCATCGGCGCCATCGATCCGGCCTCGGTGGACGTGGTGATCACCACCTACGGCACGCTGCGCAGCGATGCCGGCGAGCTCACGGAAATCACGTTCGACTACGCCATCCTGGATGAAGCCCAGGCCATCAAGAATGCCGGGACGGCCACGGCCAAGGCGTGCCGCTTGTTGCGCGCGAATCACCGGCTGGCATTGAGCGGAACGCCCATCGAGAACCGCATCGAGGAGTTGTGGAGCCTGCTGGAGTTCCTGAACCCCGGCATGATGAGCGCGTCCACACGGTTCGCATCGCTGGGCCGGTTCGCCTCGTCGACTGCCGCCATTGACGCGCAATCCGCCGATCGTTCGCTGCTGGCCCGGGCGCTGCGTCCCATCATTCTGCGGCGCAAGAAGGAAGACGTGGCCAAGGAGCTGCCGGCACGCGTGGAGCAGACGCTGGAAGTGGAGATGGAGCCGGAGCAGCGGCGCGTGTACGAAGACATCCGCGTGCATTTCCAGCGCAGCGTGCTGGAGCGCGTGGAACGTGATGGCATGCAGAAATCGCGTATGCACATTCTTGAGGCATTGCTACGACTCAGGCAAGCCGCCTGTCACACGGCGCTGGTGGACGCGCGGCATGCGGCCGTGCCCTGCGCCAAACTGGATGCGCTCATCCCGTCGCTCAAGGAGATTGCGGCCGAGGGGCACAAGTCGCTGGTGTTCTCGCAGTTCACGTCGTTCCTGTCGCTGGTGCGGCAACGACTGGACGCCGAGGGCATCGTGTACGAGTATCTCGACGGACGGACGCGCGACCGCGAGGCGCGGGTGAATCGGTTTCAAACCGATGCCGATTGCCCGGTATTCCTGATCAGTCTCAAGGCGGGTGGACACGGGCTCAATCTTACCGCGGCCGACTATGTGTACCTGCTGGACCCGTGGTGGAATCCGGCGGTGGAGGCACAGGCCATCGACCGGGCGCATCGCATTGGGCAGTCACGCCACGTGATTGCCACGCGACTCATCGCGCGCGACACCATCGAGGCGAAGATCCTGCAGTTGCAGGAATCGAAGCGCGCCCTGGCCGACGCCATTCTCACGGCGGACAAGGGTGTCCTGGCGTCGATTGGGCGGGAGGAGCTGGAACTGCTGCTGGCGTAA
- a CDS encoding DUF1572 family protein, with the protein MDNTDMSFDLATRFLERSRHYLCVEYPAKIAAALRTIPPEQLWWRANDGANSAGNLVLHLNGNVRQWIVCGVGGAPDVRRRDVEFATRGGAGCETLLAGLRATLDEVDGVLSRLTADSLSEPRTIQGRDTTVFAAVYHVVEHFSGHTGQIILLAKSFSPGAVRFYDDAGGLARPLFLPDGAHDID; encoded by the coding sequence GTGGACAACACCGATATGTCCTTCGACCTCGCCACGCGCTTCCTCGAGCGCTCGCGACACTACCTGTGCGTCGAGTATCCGGCCAAGATCGCGGCCGCGCTGCGCACGATTCCGCCCGAGCAGCTGTGGTGGCGCGCCAATGACGGCGCGAACAGCGCCGGCAATCTGGTGCTGCATCTGAACGGCAACGTCCGCCAGTGGATTGTGTGCGGTGTCGGTGGCGCGCCCGATGTGCGCCGACGCGACGTGGAGTTCGCGACCCGCGGTGGTGCCGGTTGCGAGACGTTGCTGGCGGGTCTTCGCGCCACCTTGGACGAAGTCGACGGGGTGCTGTCGCGCCTCACCGCCGACTCCCTGAGTGAGCCCCGCACCATCCAGGGTCGCGACACCACGGTGTTTGCGGCCGTCTATCACGTGGTGGAGCACTTCTCGGGTCATACGGGCCAGATCATCCTGCTGGCCAAGTCGTTCTCGCCCGGCGCGGTGCGCTTCTACGACGACGCCGGCGGGCTGGCCCGACCGTTGTTCCTCCCCGACGGCGCGCACGACATCGACTAG
- a CDS encoding gamma-glutamyltransferase, whose amino-acid sequence MRPAPLPAFIVTFVLAFGSPSVTSAQAATDTASLVGARSPSYAPDGRLALSMDGHLMLQRTPGARLVALTSGSAWDRDPAWTPDGLAIVFASDRGGNYDLWRVAVNVDGTAGVLTQLTSTPQQETSPSVAGDGRIAFLRGSGNASRVWVMDAAGKAARVTTGGDTERSPQFSPKGTFLAFLTVNEAGRRLSVWSMAPNATASQRWTQAVDASADYLSWAWDRERLAVSTRTGVFIVPRIGGYSNFLSTARGQTAWSPDDKTVAIASFEETNVGYNGDPDRGSDRSAVVRASAGAATERLTFATAPVAPNITSVQRLAGGDSRADRNAAAFDRVWDRSARLYFSQADATARRAQWESIKTSLRPRAMAASTDSALEAVIHEALKARPTLREPASGRAAVSSAHPVATEAGLEILRKGGNVVDAAVAVSFALGVVEPDASGIAGYGEMVIALKTLAKPTLFEFMSRVPEDAGLSNTSLLVNGRYPSDGPVLTNVPGTVSGMHTAWLRYGSKKVPWAEIVAPAIRAAKNGYVVSEGLATTLATEREHFAKYEGSRALFFRNGEPLQAGDTLKNPDLAWVLEQIAKNGADGFYKGEVAAKWVNDLHAKGNAMKLSDLARYFAPEREPVSGTYRHYTIYSGAPPVSGGAELVARLNLLEQYPAPTSYRDNAASMHAALSAWFLVPSSRNRIADPAMWPTDVAPIINKDTARVRWGCYNPDRALTPESVRGDTLGCLKERRETGDGRRETTDARRETEDSPCGEGHAAEMTVCHAAGTTAFTVADNDGNMVAVTQTLGTWGGNFYVTPGLGFLSNDKLTSYGTDPTQYGARLPFSRHGSTIAPTIAFKNGKPFVAVSAAGNAWITSAVYQSLLGVLDYNLSPQQALELPRFLPGGGGAPGGGRGGGGGAPTTPTPYSIQLEDGFAPDVIARLRTLGYGLSFVSLRGEVREGYGAAVRVDGKIVTAGADPRRAGAAGAIK is encoded by the coding sequence ATGCGTCCTGCTCCCCTGCCTGCGTTCATCGTCACCTTCGTTCTCGCGTTTGGTTCGCCCTCAGTCACGTCGGCGCAGGCGGCAACCGATACGGCGTCGCTGGTGGGCGCGCGAAGTCCCTCGTATGCGCCGGACGGACGCCTGGCGCTGAGTATGGACGGACACCTCATGCTGCAGCGCACGCCAGGCGCACGCCTGGTGGCGCTGACCAGTGGATCGGCTTGGGATCGCGATCCGGCGTGGACGCCTGATGGATTGGCCATTGTGTTTGCGTCCGACCGCGGGGGCAACTACGACCTGTGGCGTGTGGCGGTGAATGTTGACGGCACGGCCGGAGTCCTCACTCAGCTCACCAGCACACCGCAGCAGGAAACCAGCCCAAGCGTCGCGGGCGACGGGCGCATTGCGTTTCTCCGAGGCAGCGGCAATGCCTCGCGCGTGTGGGTTATGGATGCGGCCGGCAAGGCGGCGCGTGTAACCACCGGTGGCGACACCGAGCGGTCTCCGCAGTTTTCACCCAAGGGAACGTTCCTCGCGTTCCTCACCGTGAACGAAGCCGGGCGCCGCTTGAGCGTCTGGTCGATGGCGCCGAATGCGACCGCGTCGCAGCGATGGACACAGGCCGTCGACGCGTCGGCGGATTACCTGTCGTGGGCCTGGGACCGCGAGCGCCTGGCCGTATCGACACGTACCGGCGTGTTCATCGTGCCCCGCATTGGCGGCTACTCGAACTTCCTGTCCACCGCGCGCGGCCAGACCGCATGGTCGCCGGATGACAAGACGGTGGCCATTGCGTCATTCGAAGAGACCAACGTGGGATACAACGGTGACCCCGATCGCGGCAGTGACCGCAGCGCAGTGGTGCGCGCGTCGGCCGGTGCTGCGACTGAACGGCTAACATTCGCCACAGCGCCAGTGGCACCGAATATCACCAGCGTACAACGGTTGGCCGGCGGCGATTCGCGCGCCGACCGCAACGCCGCGGCGTTCGACCGGGTGTGGGATCGATCGGCGCGATTGTACTTCTCGCAAGCCGATGCCACCGCCCGGCGCGCACAATGGGAGTCCATCAAGACGTCCCTGCGTCCGCGGGCCATGGCGGCAAGCACCGACAGCGCGCTGGAGGCGGTCATCCATGAGGCGCTCAAGGCACGACCCACACTGCGGGAACCCGCCAGTGGGCGCGCGGCAGTGTCCAGCGCACACCCCGTGGCCACGGAAGCCGGGCTGGAGATACTGCGCAAAGGCGGTAATGTGGTTGATGCGGCCGTGGCCGTGAGCTTTGCCCTTGGCGTGGTGGAACCGGATGCCAGCGGCATTGCCGGCTACGGCGAGATGGTCATTGCGCTCAAGACATTGGCCAAACCCACGCTGTTCGAATTCATGAGCCGCGTGCCGGAAGATGCGGGGTTGAGCAACACCTCGCTGCTGGTGAATGGACGCTATCCCAGCGACGGACCGGTGCTCACCAACGTGCCGGGCACGGTGAGTGGCATGCATACCGCGTGGCTTCGCTATGGCAGCAAGAAGGTGCCGTGGGCCGAGATTGTGGCGCCGGCCATTCGCGCCGCGAAGAACGGATATGTGGTGAGCGAGGGGCTGGCCACCACGCTGGCCACCGAGCGCGAGCATTTCGCCAAGTACGAAGGCAGTCGCGCCCTGTTCTTCCGCAATGGTGAACCATTGCAGGCGGGCGATACACTCAAGAATCCCGACCTGGCATGGGTGCTGGAGCAGATTGCCAAGAACGGCGCCGACGGATTCTACAAGGGGGAGGTCGCGGCCAAGTGGGTGAACGATTTGCACGCCAAGGGCAACGCCATGAAGCTGAGCGATCTGGCGCGCTACTTCGCACCAGAGCGTGAACCGGTGAGTGGCACTTATCGCCACTACACCATTTACTCGGGCGCGCCGCCGGTGAGTGGTGGTGCGGAGCTTGTCGCACGACTCAACCTGCTGGAGCAGTATCCGGCGCCCACGTCGTATCGCGACAATGCCGCGTCCATGCACGCGGCGCTCTCGGCGTGGTTTCTGGTGCCCAGCTCGCGCAATCGCATTGCCGATCCGGCCATGTGGCCGACAGACGTGGCGCCCATCATCAACAAGGACACGGCGCGGGTGCGGTGGGGGTGCTACAACCCTGACCGGGCACTGACGCCGGAGAGTGTGCGCGGGGATACGCTGGGGTGTTTGAAGGAGAGACGGGAGACGGGAGATGGGAGACGGGAGACGACTGACGCGAGACGGGAGACTGAAGACTCGCCTTGCGGCGAGGGGCATGCGGCGGAGATGACGGTATGCCACGCGGCGGGGACCACGGCCTTCACCGTGGCCGACAACGATGGCAACATGGTGGCGGTGACCCAGACACTCGGCACGTGGGGTGGGAATTTCTACGTGACGCCGGGGTTGGGATTTCTCAGCAACGACAAGCTCACGTCGTACGGCACCGATCCCACGCAGTACGGGGCGCGTCTGCCATTCTCGCGTCACGGCAGCACCATTGCCCCCACCATTGCCTTCAAGAACGGCAAGCCATTTGTAGCCGTGAGTGCCGCCGGCAACGCCTGGATTACCAGCGCGGTGTACCAGTCGCTGCTGGGTGTGCTGGATTACAACCTCAGTCCGCAACAGGCGCTGGAACTGCCGCGATTCCTGCCCGGCGGCGGCGGGGCGCCGGGCGGTGGTCGTGGCGGCGGCGGCGGTGCACCCACCACGCCCACACCGTACAGCATTCAGCTGGAAGACGGGTTCGCGCCCGACGTGATTGCGCGACTGCGCACACTGGGGTACGGGTTGAGTTTCGTCTCGCTGCGCGGTGAAGTGCGTGAAGGGTATGGCGCGGCGGTGCGCGTGGACGGGAAAATCGTGACGGCCGGTGCCGATCCGCGGCGGGCCGGCGCAGCGGGCGCCATCAAGTAG